In Colletotrichum higginsianum IMI 349063 chromosome 1, whole genome shotgun sequence, one genomic interval encodes:
- a CDS encoding Map kinase kinase kinase, with the protein MSSSSRQRSATRSDTHDRNSSPFPSVPRSRDEIHNINGLVFNVNDLPSHTSTTTTTTTTTAATTATTRPVPPTASSTSAVSPYPQPRTSSNYLSAGGLRPRASTASSVPTTPLLGLNSARPATRAGPLPPPPPMYQNTQRHASSADPSRPFQVPPPPPPISPPVQGQINNMMSIPPPPPRFPSAPGATGGTGMMLPPPPGPPPGSAMAGQAPWHGAFGRMYDGRGGFNVPPPPPGQHQAYNPKLHAQVATGTTLSIPPPPPPNDHGQMSATYIPQGDTYGEGVGIPGLGGFDDSATFSATSQNSWPTNSQASGDTAMTTPQDEMSGRDRLYAQAMHSRGLSTTSNATVASSNYMDLAAQWPLDKVLMWLAANHFSKDWQETFKGLNLHGAHFLELGSAHGGRGNFGMMHQQVYPRLAVECTNSGTGWDQPREREEGKRMRRLIRSIVTGRPADPSKVLSHGRKESVSHGNSLPSAGTDMAESPNTPIKAPGPGFGGRRFSQTRSTTMPTLNSSMSSDSNHRNVLKQLDADGTRRHSPNASESGDGTFRPPPLRTDSPNGSPNPQSASLFPSSAGQTSASPHSTKFGHRSRNSTDSVSSSAAIYGSGVPPEASQMLRSGMNIADIIQATRNNGDTRRLGQDGGRPSPQESNGDRSAGTEPPSSAKDSKSFLSFLSRKKKQKEDGFPSPDDMESPTSPALNFKPHSFGSRFGNNSETSLDLRPGSSVDVHEKDAAKSRRPGPNRVFVLATTDGYNYRMCDITEAESANELRQIICGNLGLTDVTSSQIHLTELGKSSHDNPLDDQKLLNNRKHRADATGSLKFFVRPTGAVPQGLSNATGTQSHTSLDEEAYNRLNGVSRTRSSSSPPTSRQNTMTGERVDDKMLAQEASEYRAEMERKQREYLEKRRRAAGPGSTPESATTPYGIHGRTVDFDQPRQSPYEDKKPDVLFPVRKPPAPPSDPSATLLKANSLSRKSGHSLRSSDGLSAPRRPSTLFEDMELPGQNNGDRRKKTSSQPVAGIGAALVGMGRGLGAVGATANRRSKSPNRVSSQSVLGSEYSDRGKGAISSVDFAKSFSGRDSPQSALSGSPGTLTWSRGNMPFFVPDYSPEGTPMPRRRSKNGMAAKTTPAVHRVPSREISPSTMNPPQFPPPSAPPPPHRRKSHGPDFDFLESDVNFERPAPQHNDDSGDDSDDGLFAIPISARKPTKITRIFDGDDSSDESSDKRPNLTVNTSRSKKQLSVSFNSPKSLGSGNQNGTPEGEEDAASTRSGKSSRRTPNTPASENWESEDSKLSRRKSFVEKDVWANRPTTDALINNLDDFFPNLDLDLPVLEEGEAEANPPSPIAEGEEKEAPARPPPPVQSTPSLRTAISSNRTFYNDNDTLGSDESTLKALERPASVASVAQRSVRRSGGLGRMKSIREVARGAHEANKRFTTTTTQPGQSTQNTSPLMRRKSTKMFNANIVQIRPDQRGSMVMPQIPQDTIPKRQTTFRWFKGQLIGKGTYGRVYLGMNATTGEFLAVKEVEVNPKAAQGDKAKMRELVAALDQEIETMQHLDHVNIVQYLGCERKETSISIFLEYISGGSIGSCLRKHGKFEESVVSSLTRQMLSGLAYLHREGILHRDLKADNILLDLDGTCKISDFGISKKTDNIYGNDKSNSMQGSVFWMAPEVIRSEGKGYSAKVDIWSLGCVVLEMFAGRRPWSKEEAVGAIYKIANGETPPIPDEVRATISPLAIAFMLDCFTVNPLERPTADVLLSQHPFCELDPNYNFFDTELYSKIRGKDV; encoded by the exons ATGAGTAGCAGCTCGCGCCAGCGTTCTGCAACCAGATCTGATACCCACGACCGAAATTCGAGCCCATTCCCCTCCGTGCCACGATCCAGAGACGAGATTCACAATATCAACGGTCTCGTCTTCAACGTCAACGACCTGCCGAGCCatacctcgacgacgacaacgacgacgacgacgacggccgcgacCACTGCGACGACCAGACCCGTTCCTCCAACAGCAAGTAGCACATCTGCCGTATCACCGTACCCACAGCCGAGAACCTCGTCCAACTATCTCTCCGCCGGCGGTCTTCGCCCGAGGGCCTCGACTGCGAGCTCCGTCCCAACCACTCCTCTTCTTGGGCTCAACTCAGCGAGGCCAGCTACCAGAGCTGGCCCgctccctcccccgccgccaaTGTATCAAAACACCCAACGACATGCCTCGTCGGCCGACCCCTCGAGGCCTTTCCAGgtccctccgccgccgccgcccataTCACCACCCGTCCAGGGCCAGATAAACAACATGATGTCGatacctcctcctcccccgagGTTCCCATCTGCCCCCGGCGCCACAGGTGGAACCGGCATGatgctgccaccgccgccaggtCCGCCGCCGGGAAGCGCAATGGCCGGCCAGGCCCCGTGGCACGGTGCCTTTGGACGCATGTACGATGGCCGTGGCGGCTTCAACgtgccccctcccccgccggGACAACATCAGGCCTACAACCCCAAGCTGCATGCACAAGTCGCGACAGGCACAACGCTTTCAATaccgcctccgcccccaCCCAACGACCACGGCCAGATGTCTGCCACCTACATACCGCAAGGCGACACCTATGGCGAAGGAGTGGGCATACCGGGGCTGGGCGGCTTCGACGACTCGGCCACATTCTCGGCCACGTCCCAGAACTCGTGGCCTACCAACAGCCAGGCCAGTGGCGACACGGCCATGACGACGCCGCAAGACGAGATGTCGGGGAGGGATAGGCTTTACGCACAAGCCATGCACAGTCGCGGCttgtcgacgacatcgaaTGCGACGGTGGCGTCAAGTAACTATATGGACCTGGCAGCCCAATGGCCGTTGGACAAGGTCTTGATGTGGCTCGCCGCAAACCATTTCTCCAAGGACTGGCAGGAGACGTTCAAGGGACTGAACCTACATGGCGCCCACTTCCTCGAGCTCGGTAGCGCacacggcggccgaggaaaCTTTGGCATGATGCACCAGCAAGTCTACCCAAGGTTGGCAGTCGAGTGCACAAATAGCGGGACGGGATGGGACCAGCCGCGGGAGCGCGAGGAAGGCAAGAGAATGCGACGTCTTATACGAAGCATCGTGACGGGCCGGCCAGCCGACCCCTCCAAAGTATTGTCGCATGGCCGTAAGGAGTCGGTCAGCCACGGAAACAGCTTACCCAGCGCTGGGACGGACATGGCAGAATCCCCCAAC ACGCCGATCAAGGCGCCCGGGCCTGGGTTTGGCGGACGCCGGTTCTCGCAAACCAGGTCCACGACCATGCCTACCTTGAACAGTTCCATGAGTTCGGATTCTAACCACAGAAACGTCCTGAAGCAACTCGATGCCGATGGCACCCGCCGACACAGCCCCAACGCCAGCGAGTCCGGCGATGGCACGTTCCGTCCGCCGCCACTGCGGACCGACAGCCCCAACGGCAGTCCTAATCCCCAGAGCGCATCGCTGTTTCCTTCGTCCGCCGGTCAAACGTCGGCCTCCCCGCATTCGACCAAGTTTGGACACCGGTCGAGAAACAGCACAGATTCCGTGTCATCGAGTGCAGCCATTTACGGGTCAGGCGTGCCCCCAGAGGCCAGCCAGATGCTGCGCAGCGGCATGAACATAGCAGACATCATCCAAGCGACCCGCAACAACGGCGATACCCGCCGGCTCGGTCAAGATGGTGGCCGTCCATCGCCACAGGAGTCCAATGGAGACCGTTCTGCCGGCACCGAACCCCCTTCCTCCGCCAAAGACTCAAAGAGCTTCCTCAGCTtcttgtcgaggaagaagaagcagaaggagGATGGCTTCCCGAGCCCTGATGACATGGAATCACCGACATCCCCTGCACTCAACTTTAAGCCACACTCGTTCGGTTCGCGCTTCGGCAACAACAGCGAGACTTCCCTGGACCTCCGACCTGGTTCCAGCGTCGACGTTCACGAGAAGGATGCAGCCAAGTCGAGGCGTCCTGGGCCGAACAGGGTCTTTGTGTTGGCCACCACAGACGGATACAACTATCGCATGTGCGACATCACTGAAGCCGAGTCAGCGAATGAGCTTCGTCAGATCATCTGCGGCAATCTGGGGTTGACAGATGTTACGAGTTCTCAGATTCATCTCACCGAGCTTGGCAAGTCCAGCCATGACAACCCCCTCGACGACCAGAAGCTTCTCAACAACCGCAAACACAGGGCAGACGCTACGGGATCTCTCAAGTTCTTCGTTCGTCCTACTGGCGCTGTGCCTCAGGGCCTCTCAAACGCCACCGGCACACAGTCGCATACgtccctcgacgaggaggcgtACAATCGTCTCAACGGTGTGTCCCGCACGAGGTCTAGTTCAtctccgccgacgtcgaggcagAACACGATGACTGGAGAGAGAGTAGATGACAAAATGCTCGCGCAAGAGGCAAGCGAGTACCGTGCCGAGATGGAACGGAAGCAGCGCGAGTACCTTGAGAAAAgacgacgagcagccggCCCTGGTAGCACGCCGGAGAGCGCGACCACGCCGTACGGTATACACGGAAGGACTGTCGACTTTGACCAGCCGCGCCAGTCCCCGTACGAGGACAAGAAGCCGGACGTGCTTTTCCCCGTGCGGAAGCCTCCCGCGCCACCGAGCGATCCATCGGCGACGTTGCTCAAGGCCAACTCCCTGAGCAGGAAGTCGGGCCACTCTCTACGATCGTCGGACGGCTTGTCtgcgcctcgacgaccctCTACTCTGTTTGAGGACATGGAGCTCCCCGGGCAGAACAATGGAGacaggaggaagaagacgtcgAGCCAGCCCGTCGCCGGTATTGGCGCAGCGCTCGTCGGCATGGGCAGAGGTCTTGGAGCGGTTGGCGCCACGGCCAACCGGAGGTCCAAGTCGCCTAATCGAGTATCTTCGCAGTCAGTCCTCGGCAGCGAGTACTCAGACAGAGGTAAGGGAGCTATTTCATCAGTCGACTTTGCCAAGTCTTTTTCGGGTCGAGACAGTCCCCAGTCGGCGTTGTCTGGTTCACCCGGCACCCTCACCTGGAGCCGTGGGAACATGCCTTTTTTCGTACCGGATTATTCCCCTGAGGGGACTCCGATGCCGAGAAGGCGATCTAAGAATGGAATGGCAGCTAAAACAACCCCAGCAGTACACAGAGTGCCCTCGCGAGAGATCAGCCCCAGCACCATGAACCCACCACAATTCCCCCCGCCAAGTGCACCACCCCCACCCCATCGTCGTAAGTCCCATGGGCCTGACTTTGACTTCCTCGAGTCGGACGTCAACTTTGAGAGGCCTGCGCCTCAGCATAATGACGATTCGGGAGATGACTCGGATGATGGCCTGTTTGCCATCCCCATATCGGCTCGCAAGCCAACCAAGATCACCCGCATCTTTGACGGTGACGACTCGTCCGATGAGTCGAGCGACAAGCGGCCCAACCTGACTGTGAACACGTCCAGATCCAAGAAGCAGCTTTCGGTGTCTTTCAACTCGCCCAAGTCGTTGGGCAGTGGCAACCAGAACGGGACAcccgaaggcgaggaggatgcaGCGAGCACCAGGAGCGGCAAGAGCTCGCGAAGGACTCCGAACACGCCCGCCTCCGAGAACTGGGAGTCGGAGGACAGCAAGCTAAGCCGGAGAAAGTCATTTGTCGAGAAGGACGTCTGGGCCAATCGTCCGACCACGGATGCCCTCATCAACAACCTCGACGACTTCTTCCCGAACCTGGATCTCGACCTGCCAGTGctagaagagggcgaggcggaggccaacccgccgtcgccaatcgccgaaggcgaagagaaagaggcgCCTGCGCGTCCCCCGCCGCCTGTCCAGTCAACGCCGAGCCTTCGTACTGCCATCAGTAGCAACCGAACATTCTACAACGATAACGACACGCTGGGCTCGGATGAATCTACTCTGAAGGCACTTGAGCGCCCCGCTTCGGTCGCGTCTGTCGCGCAAAGGAGCGTCAGACGCTCGGGCGGTCTTGGGCGTATGAAGTCAATCCGTGAGGTCGCTCGCGGCGCTCACGAGGCCAACAAGCGGTTCACCACGACGACAACACAACCCGGCCAGTCTACTCAGAACACATCGCCCCTCATGAGGCGGAAGAGCACAAAGATGTTCAACGCCAACATTGTGCAGATCCGCCCGGATCAGCGCGGCAGCATGGTGATGCCGCAGATTCCTCAAGACACCATTCCCAAGCGCCAAACGACGTTCCGATGGTTCAAGGGTCAGCTCATTGGCAAGGGAACCTACGGGCGTGTGTATCTCGGCATGAATGCCACGACTGGGGAGTTCCTGGCTGTCAAGGAAGTCGAGGTCAACCCCAAGGCGGCCCAGGGAGACAAGGCTAAGATGCGCGAGCTGGTAgccgccctcgaccaggAGATCGAAACGATGCAGCATCTCGACCACGTCAACATTGTGCAGTATCTTGGGTGTGAGCGTAAAGAGACATCCATCAGCATATTTCTCGAGTACATATCCGGTGGCAGCATCGGATCGTGCCTGCGGAAGCACGGCAAGTTTGAGGAGTCGGTCGTATCGTCGCTCACGCGACAGATGCTGTCCGGTCTGGCGTATCTCCACAGGGAAGGCATCCTGCATCGTGACCTGAAGGCCGACAACATCTTGCTGGACCTTGACGGGACCTGCAAGATTTCTGATTTCGGCATCTCGAAGAAAACGGACAACATCTACGGCAACGACAAATCAAACTCGATGCAGGGCTCCGTCTTCTGGATGGCGCCGGAGGTGATTCGCTCCGAGGGCAAGGGTTACAGCGCCAAGGTCGACATCTGGAGTTTGGGATGTGTCGTGTTAGAGATGTTCGCTGGTCGGCGACCCTGGTCGAAGGAAGAGGCGGTGGGAGCCATCTACAAgatcgccaacggcgagacGCCGCCAATCCCCGACGAGGTTCGGGCAACGATTAGTCCACTGGCCATCGCTTTTATGCTGGACTGTTTCACTGT AAACCCGCTTGAGCGGCCCACGGCAGATGTGTTGCTGTCGCAACATCCTTTCTGCGAGCTGGACCCAAACTACAACTTCTTCGATACCGAGCTCTACTCAAAGATCCGCGGCAAAGACGTTTAG
- a CDS encoding Hexose transporter, with protein sequence MDTVGKVESHSGQERLAEQAHRRRINDRAVIDNPLADYTDDQLEADVRSFAQTTLHVDTAALLRAARVGKDIRLYDEVARNPSESAGRELPVQLTAEEKRALVRERDVPFSEKGMWTIIITVSLAAFLQGHVQASFNGSSLYDTEFGLDTLVVDGRNKNSKPGVDDWKLGAANASPFFFAAILGCPLALPVNHYLGRKGGMVVAAFLILVSSLASAFATNWQQLFGIRLVNGIGMGLKAVSTPILASETAVGFWRGTSILAWQLWVAAGMMIGFAFNLMFDTTPDSNKRLTFQLMVAAPMVPALALLAFVIWFCDESPRYLMRVSSPSYSPQRAYQILRRLRNTELQALRDIYLVHKSLEQEEPASGDFADSQPVQGFMATVAGFFRQWKQLFLWRRLRNALISSSTVALAQQLCGINVLAFYSGMLFNRVGVDKRVSMIFSLGYGAVNFVFGLPAIRTIDTLGRRKWLMLTLPAMALFMLLAGVSFNIPDGDPQVAVVTLFIMLFAAAYSPGLGPIPFTYASECFPLSHREAGAAVAIAVNLGFAGLVSMFFPSIYSGLGRSGSLYLFAGLNVVALVLVFLLLEETKRRSLEDLDLVFAVSKRTFVRHQVFQYLPWFFKRYFLGKRQAKPSLYIDLIWGPRGERSRVEDAEGTGRRDSSESDRDSTHA encoded by the exons ATGGACACCGTTGGAAAGGTCGAATCCCACTCTGGCCAAGAGCGGCTGGCCGAGCAggctcatcgtcgccggATAAATGACCGAGCAGTCATCGATAACCCTCTCG CTGACTACACGGATGACCAACTGGAAGCGGATGTCAGGTCGTTCGCCCAAACAACCTTGCACGTTGATACGGCGGCCCTTCTCCGAGCCGCACGCGTGGGTAAGGACATCAGACTGTACGACGAAGTGGCCAGAAACCCCAGCGAGAGTGCCGGCAGAGAGCTCCCAGTCCAATTGACGGCGGAGGAGAAACGGGCGCTTGTACGTGAACGTGATGTTCCGTTCAGTGAGAAGGGGATGTGGACCATTATCATTACAGTATCCCTCGCGGCATTTTTGCAAG GTCATGTCCAGGCCTCCTTTAATGGCTCGTCGTTATATGATACAGAGTTCGGTCTCGACACGCTGGTTGTCGACGGAAGAAACAAGAACTCCAAGCCAGGAGTCGATGACTGGAAACTCGGGGCTGCGAACGCGTCGCCTTTTTTCTTCGCCGCGATCTTGGGCTGTCCCTTGGCACTTCCTGTGAACCACTACTTGGGCCGCAAAGGAGGCATGGTTGTAGCGGCTTTCTTGATCCTTGTCAGCTCGCTCGCCTCGGCCTTTGCCACAAATTGGCAACAGCTCTTCGGCATCCGTCTGGTCAATGGAATCG GAATGGGTCTGAAGGCCGTCAGCACCCCTATTCTGGCCAGTGAGACTGCAGTCGGCTTCTGGCGCGGCACATCCATCCTCGCGTGGCAACTATGGGTGGCCGCGGGGATGATGATTGGATTCGCCTTCAACCTGATGTTCGACACAACGCCTGACTCGAACAAGAGACTGACCTTCCAACTAATGGTGGCAGCCCCCATGGTACCtgcgctggcgctgctggCGTTTGTTATCTGGTTTTGCGACGAAAGCCCGCGTTACCTGATGCGCGTGTCGAGCCCGAGCTACAGCCCACAGCGAGCTTATCAGATCCTCAGGAGGCTGAGGAACACGGAGCTGCAGGCGCTGCGGGACATTTACCTGGTCCACAAGTCGCTCGAGCAGGAGGAGCCAGCCAGCGGCGACTTCGCCGACTCCCAGCCGGTGCAAGGCTTCATGGCGACCGTCGCAGGGTTCTTCCGCCAATGGAAGCAGCTCTTCCTCTGGCGGCGGCTCCGTAACGCGCTCATCAGCAGCTCGACGGTGGCTCTCGCGCAGCAACTATGCGGCATCAACGTGCTGGCATTCTACTCGGGCATGCTCTTCAACCGCGTCGGCGTGGATAAGAGGGTGTCAATGATCTTCAGCCTCGGCTACGGCGCCGTCAacttcgtcttcggcctcccCGCCATCAGGACTATTGACACGCTGGGGCGGCGCAAGTGGCTTATGCTGACACTGCCAGCAATGGCGCTTTTCATGCTGCTCGCAGGGGTGTCATTCAATATCCCCGACGGTGACCCCCAGGTCGCGGTGGTGACGCTGTTCATCATGTTGTTTGCGGCGGCATACTCGCCCGGCCTGGGCCCAATCCCGTTCACTTACGCGTCCGAGTGTTTCCCGTTATCCCAtcgcgaggccggcgcggcggtcgccatcgccgtcaacCTGGGCTTCGCTGGTCTGGTCTCCATGTTCTTCCCAAGCATTTACTCGGGTCTAGGGCGGAGCGGGTCGCTGTACCTATTTGCGGGCCTCAACGTCGTCGCGTTGGTACTCGTGTTTCTGTTGCTGGAAGAGACGAAGAGGCGGAGTCTCGAGGATCTTGATCTCGTGTTTGCCGTTTCGAAGCGTACCTTTGTACGACATCAGGTGTTTCAGTACCTACCGTGGTTCTTCAAGCGGTACTTCCTGGGCAAGAGGCAGGCTAAGCCAAGTTTGTACATCGACCTGATCTGGGGGCCTAGAGGAGAAAGGTCCCGTGTGGAAGATGCGGAGGGGACGGGACGGAGGGACAGCTCGGAGTCGGACAGAGACAGCACACATGCTTGA
- a CDS encoding Glycoside hydrolase family 5, translated as MSSFRLTIEDGQFRDSYGRQVVLRGLNVAADAKLPSEPDQPSHIGHDFFDGDNVKFHNRPFPKDEAHVHFSRIKRYGYNTIRYIFTWEAIEAAGPGRYDEEWIQHTIEVLRIAKDYGFYIFMDPHQDVWSRFCGGSGAPMWTIYACGLNPQSFSATEAAIVHNTYPKPEEFPKMIWSTNYWRLAAATIFTMYFGGKDFAPKCIINGINIQDFLQGHFVAACAHLAKRIHEAGDLENDVVIGWESMNEPGCGLVGYQDISVIPNAQKLKKGSCPTIWQTLLTGSGRACEVDTWDMGGMGPYKVGRSLVDPHGEMAWLPADYDDSRYGWKRDEGWKLGECVWAQHGVWDPKTDTLVNKNYFAKNPNTGKSIDHPEFTNTYFMHSYRLYRDAIRPIHKNCIMLMQYPTLELPPQIKGTEDDDPLMAFSPHWYDGITLMTKRWNRVWNVDVVGVLRGRYWHEALSVKVGETAIRNCFKDQLASLRQEGLERMGNHPCVMTEFGIPYDMGEKKAYKTGDYADQSAALDANYYGAEGSGMEGHCLWVYTAKNTHQHGDLWNGEDLSVFSLDDKTLPMSPLPRSPSPNPSSDLKRNSMSRDVPDESTVTPENLQNTITNPSISSAPSKDPELTNAPGLRAAEAFVRPSPWVVAGDVLQYGFDLRSCTFTLKLKASAPPSEGAPTVVFLPEFHYPQDNCTVEVSSGKWAISTDDEEGPLVQKLKWWHADGVQTLKVTGLARQHNVLEGSEEDMGYLEQCQKNYANCSVM; from the exons ATGTCGTCGTTTCGATTGACCATCGAGGATGGCCAGTTCCGCGACAGCTATGGTAGACAAGTCGTGCTTCGAGGCctcaacgtcgccgccgacgccaagtTGCCCAGCGAACCCGACCAGCCCTCCCACATTGGCCACGACTTCTTTGACGGCGACAACGTCAAGTTCCACAACCGCCCGTTCCCCAAGGATGAGGCCCACGTTCACTTCTCGAGGATAAAGCGCTACGGCTACAACACCATCCGCTATATCTTTACGTGGGAagccatcgaggccgccggtCCGGGGCGCTACGACGAGGAATGGATTCAGCACACGATCGAGGTTCTAAGGATAGCCAAGGATTACGGCTTCTACATCTTCATGGACCCCCATCAGGACGTA TGGTCTAGGTTCTGCGGCGGCTCTGGCGCGCCCATGTGGACGATCTACGCCTGCGGCCTGAACCCCCAGAGCTTCTCCGCGACCGAAGCCGCCATCGTGCACAACACGTACCCGAAACCCGAAGAGTTCCCCAAGATGATCTGGTCAACCAACTACTGGCGCCTCGCTGCGGCCACCATTTTCACAATGTACTTTGGCGGCAAGGACTTTGCGCCCAAGTGCATCATCAACGGCATCAACATTCAAGACTTCTTGCAGGGCCACTTCGTGGCGGCATGCGCCCATCTCGCGAAGCGCATacacgaggccggcgacctcgagaacGACGTTGTTATTGGCTGGGAGAGCATGAACGAGCCGGGGTGCGGTCTTGTGGGATACCAAGATATCAGCGTCATCCCGAATGCGCAGAAGTTGAAGAAGGGCTCGTGTCCGACTATTTGGCAGACTCTCCTTACCGGCTCTGGTCGTGCGTGCGAGGTGGACACGTGGGATATGGGCGGTATGGGCCCGTATAAAGTCGGCCGTTCGCTGGTGGATCCCCACGGCGAGATGGCTTGGCTGCCCGCCGACTACGACGATTCGAGGTACGGGTGGAAACGAGACGAGGGATGGAAGCTTGGAGAGTGCGTTTGGGCGCAACACGGCGTTTGGGACCCCAAGACCGACACGCTGGTGAACAAGAACTACTTCGCCAAGAACCCCAATACGGGGAAGTCCATCGACCATCCGGAGtttactaatacttacttCATGCACTCATACCGTCTCTACAGAGACGCCATCCGGCCGATACACAAAAACTGCATCATGCTGATGCAGTACCCGACGCTGGAGCTGCCGCCTCAGATCAAGGGcaccgaggacgatgacCCCCTGATGGCATTCTCGCCTCATTGGTACGACGGCATTACTTTGATGACAAAACGCTGGAACAGGGTGTGGAATGTggatgtcgtcggcgtgTTGCGCGGAAGGTACTGGCACGAGGCCCTTTCGGTAAAGGTCGGCGAGACGGCCATCCGCAACTGCTTCAAAGACCAGCTGGCGTCGTTGCGCCAGGAAGGCCTGGAACGCATGGGAAACCATCCCTGCGTGATGACGGAGTTTGGTATCCCGTACGACAtgggcgagaagaaggcgtACAAGACGGGCGATTACGCGGACCAGTCAGCAGCATTGGACGCCAACTACTATGGAGCCGAAGGGTCGGGTATGGAGGGTCACTGCCTCTGGGTCTACACTGCAAAG AACACACACCAACATGGTGACCTTTGGAACGGCGAGGATTTGTCAGTCTTCTCACTGGACGACAAGACTCTACCCATgtcacccctcccccgcaGCCCGTCACCCAACCCGTCGTCGGACCTGAAGCGCAATTCGATGAGCAGAGACGTGCCCGACGAGTCAACCGTGACGCCGGAAAACCTTCAAAACACCATCACTAACCCGTCGATATCATCTGCGCCGTCCAAGGACCCCGAGCTGACCAACGCACCGGGCCTCCGGGCTGCCGAGGCCTTTGTCCGGCCCTCTCCGTGGGTCGTGGCGGGTGATGTACTGCAGTACGGCTTCGACCTGCGCAGCTGCACCTTCACGCTCAAGCTCaaggcgtcggcgccgccctcggagggggcgccgacggtggtGTTTCTGCCCGAGTTCCACTACCCGCAGGACAACTGCACTGTCGAGGTAAGCTCGGGCAAGTGGGCCATCAgcacggacgacgaggaaggccCGTTGGTGCAGAAGCTCAAGTGGTGGCACGCCGATGGTGTGCAGACGCTCAAGGTCACGGGGTTAGCAAGGCAGCATAACGTCCTCGAGGGATCCGAGGAGGATATGGGGTACTTGGAGCAGTGCCAGAAGAACTACGCCAACTGCAGCGTCATGTAA